The genomic window GACGAGCTCGCCGGTGGCCGCATGAACAAGCTCGACCTGGTGTACGACAATGAGCGCAGGGGGCTGGCCCTCAGCCGTCCCCGTCCCGGCGAGCGCCTGGGGCGCGGCGACGTGCCCGTGGAGGGTGTGGTCCCTCTGGGCTCCCGGCTCTTCGTCAACGGGAAGGCCGTGACACTGGATGGCAAGGGGCGCTTCTCCCAGCGTGTGCCCGCCACCCCCGTCCTGGTGTTCCGTCTCGTCTCGGGTCAAGGCGAGGCATACTGGGTCCGTACGCTCCGGAGCGACCGGCCATGACGTCCTCACCCGCGGTGGTTTCCATGACCCGCTCCCTCACGACACCCCGCCGCTTCGGCAAGTACATCCTCATCCGCAAGCTCGCCGAGGGCGGCATGGCGGAGATCTACCTCGCCAAGCAGATCGGCGCGGAGGGCTTCGAGCGGGACGTGGTGATCAAGTGCATGCTCGATCACATCACCCAGTATCGGGAGTTCGTCTCGATGTTCCTGGATGAGGCGCGGCTCGCGGCGCGGCTGCACCATCCGAACATCGTCCAGATCACCGACCTGGGTGTGGCCGACGATCGGTACTTCATCTGCATGGAGTACCTGGCCGGCGAGGACCTGGACGCGGTGATCGCCGCCTCCCACTACAAGGGGCAGGCCGTCCCCATCCCGATCGCCGCCCGCATCATGCTCTCGACGCTCGAGGGCCTGGAGTTCGCCCACAAGTACGAGGAAGAGGGCCAGCCCACGGGGCTCGTCCACCGCGACATCTCCCCGTCGAACATCTTCGTCACCTACCAGGGCACGGTGAAGGTGCTCGACTTCGGCATCGCCAAGGCCTCGTCGCGGATGACGCAGACGCAGCCCGGGCTGCTCAAGGGCAAGTGGGGCTACATGTCCCCGGAGCAGGCCCGGGGCGAGCCCATCGATGCCCGCAGCGATCTGTTCTCGCTGGGCGTCACCTTCCACGAGCTGCTCACCGCCCGCCGCGTCTTCGAGCGCGACACCGAGATCGGCGTGCTGCTGGCGCTGATGGACCAGCCCATCCCTCCGCCGAGCGCCCACCGCCCGGAGATCCCCCCGGAGCTCGATCGGATCGTCATGCGGGCGCTGGAGCGGCGCCGGGATGATCGCTACGCGAGCGCCTCCGAGATGCGGGCCGAGCTGGAGGAAGTGCTCCGGGGCACCTCGTCGATCCCGGGCATGTCCCAGCTCGCCCAGTACATGCAGGGGCTGTTCGGTGCGGCGGACGTGGAGCGGAAGACGAAGATCCCTCCCCTCTCCCAGCTCGGAGTCCACACCCTGCTCCAGCGGCAGGAGGATCCCGTCGGCTTCGAGAAGACGATGGTGCGGCCCTCGGATCCCGGTGGGATCCCCGCCGTCGCTCAGCAGGGAACCGGCGTCGTCTCCGCGGTCGCACCGGCCGCCCTCCATCCCGTCCCGCAGGTGCCCGCCGCGCCCGTGCCCGCGAGCCCTCCGCCCGCGCGCAGCGCCGGCCTGTCCATGGCCATCGGAGCGCTGGGAGCCGTGGCGCTGCTGGCGCTGGGCGGAGGCGCGGTCTGGTACTTCATGCCTCGGACGGAGCAGCCCGCTCCCGTCGTCATGGCGCCCCAGCCCGTGGCCCCTCCAGCTCCCGTGGCGGCGACACCTCCCGCGCCCACTCCACCCGCTCCCGCTCCCGCGCCCGCGCCTCCCGAGCCTCCGGCGCCCGTGGCGAGCCCCGAGAAGCCCCCCGAGCCGACGACGAAGGTGGAGTCACCGCCTGCCCGTCCTTCCCGGCTGACGGCCAAGGAGATCGCCGCCACGCTGCGCAAGCACTCGAGCAAGATGCTCGAGTGTGGCCAGCAGTTCCGCGCCGATGTCCCCAAGGGCCGCCAGGTGAAGCTCATGATGACGGTGAAGAACTCGGGCGAGGTGCGGGACGTCAGGGTGTCAGAGCCCGCAAACATCGCGCCAGCGCTGGCGAAGTGCCTGGAGGGCCGACTGAAGCAGGTCCGCTTCCCTCGCAACAACCATCAGCCCGAGCTGGTCATCGAGCAGCCGCTGCGGTTCAACGACTGACATGCGTCCGGGTGGAGTCCAACACGGGAAGTCCCTGGCATGTCGGCTTTGAGCCGAGTAAGTCACGACGCCGTGGATGACCTCGACGCCCTCCGTCGCGAGCAGCACAAGCAGCGGCTCTCCTGGATGCCGTGGCTCTACTTCTCGCTGAAGGCCCACCACCGTGAGTGGGCCGAGGAGTGGCAGCGCGAGGTGCAGGCGCGCTTCATGGAGCTGGAGACCGTCCAGATCGCCGAGGGCTGCTTCGTCTCGCCCCAGGCCCGCCTGTTCGCCGAGCCCGGACGCACGCTCGTCATCGGTCCCGGCTCAAGCATCGCGTCCGACGCCTTCGTCCATGGACCGATCGTCCTGGGGCGGGACGTGAGCATCAACGCGCGAGCCAGCCTGGACGGAGGCGCCGCGGGCATCCACATCGGAGACGGCACGCGCATCGCGACGGGTGCCACGCTCTACGCGTTCAACCACGGCCTGAACCCGGACCGGGAGCTGCGCGATCAGCCCGTGACGTCACGAGGCATCCGCGTGGGCGAGGACGTGTGGATCGGCGCCAACGCGGGGGTGACGGACGGCGTCACCATCGGGGCCCACGCCGTCATCGCCATGGGCGCGGTCGTCACGAAGGACGTCCCCGAGTGGGGCATCGTCGCGGGAGTGCCCGCGAGGCTCATCGGCGACCGGCGCGAGCGGCGCTGAAGACAACGGGGGCATGCCCCCCCGCGGGACATGCCCCCTTCACTGCTCACCTCGGCGAGCCGCTCACCAGCGGGCCGTGCTCGTGCGGTCCGTGGGGCTGGGGTTGCGGCAGAGCGGCAGCCCGGTGACCGTGAACGGAGTCGTCGCCGCGCCCAGCGCGTTGGCCACGGAGGCCTGGATGGAGAGCTCCGTCCCCCGCGGCAGGCACCGGGGAGCCGTCCACAGCGCCTGGCTCGTGGAGTTGTTCTTCTCGATCTCCTCGATGGTCCCCACATTCGCGGTCCAGGAGTACGCCAGCAGGCCACCCATCGGATCCTGGGCGCTCACCGTGAAGGTGACCTTGCCGCCGGGAGCCACCGTGCCCGAGGACTGGGAGCTCTGGCTGATCTGCGGCAGCCCTTCCGAAGCCACCTCGGGGCCCACGCACATGGGGAACTTGCGGGTGGTGCTCTCACCGGAGCTGGCCGTGGCGACCAGGGTCACGTCGCAGCGCGTGCACGCGGCCATGGGGCCCTGAGGACCAGGGATGAACATCGCCGAGGACTTCTCCGGCTCGCGCCAGCTGCCCTTGCACTGCGCCGACCACTTGTAGACGAGCGTGCTCGGATCCTCGTCCGCCACGATGGCGGAGACCGGCAGGGGCTGCCCCAGCATGAGCGTGGGGGGCACGGGGGCGGCCGAGACCACCTGCGGCGCATGGTTGAAGGAGACCATCGCGGGCAGGCCGTGCGAGTGCTCGACGGCCAGGGTGAAGCTGGCGGAGGTGGTGAGGCCCTCCGCGCCCGTGGCCGTGAAGGAGAAGGTGACGGGGCCCGGCTGGGCGGGAGCCACCCACGTGGTGGAGGCGCTCGTCGAAGCGGTCAGGCTGCCGGCCGAGGCCGTCCACTCGAAGGTGAGCGGACTGCCAGGCGTTCCACTGGTGACCGACGCCTGGAGCGAGAGGGTACCGCCCGGCTTCACCGCGTCCGCGGAGGAGAGGATGGCCGCGAGGCGCGGGCTCCTTGCGACGGCCGTGGGCTGGATGCTGCTCTTCTGCATCGCGAGCGCCGCCAGCGTCCGCTGGGTGTTCGAGAAGCCCAGGTCCGTGGCCCCGGCGGTGAAGATCACGTTGCCCTCGGCATCGACGGCCTCGGCGGACAGGGTGTTCCCCTTGCCGACGGGGAGCCCTTGAATCACGCCCTGCCACTGAGTGCCCATGCGGGTCAGCGTCTCGGTGCGCGCCGCCAGCTCGGGGCCGGACAGGGTGACCTTGATCCCGGCGACCTCCGTCGGCGGCTCGGTCTGCAGCAGCGAGGCGAGGATCTGCACGGAGCCATCGAGCCTGGGAAGGCCCGCGGGCGCCGCGCTGGAGGACTTGCGAACCATCAGGATCGCGACGACTCCCACCACGATGCCCAACATCACTTTGATCAGGATCGGCTTGCTCATAAGCGGCCCCCACGAGAGAGGGACGTGTCCCTGGAAGGGAGAGGCCGCCCGATGGGGCGCCTCATCACGTCCGAGCAGGGCCACTGCAACGTGGGGGCCAGCCTGGCGCCGCTCTCATCCCCAGGCACGAGGGGCTCGTCTGGTAGCTGGCGAGCGCAAACTCTGCGGCACGATGAGGCGATGCGGTCAGGACTTGCGTGTCGTCATGGGCGGGCCGCGCTGAGCATCAAAAAACACGGGCGCCGCTCCCCCCGCGGGAACGGCGCCCGGAACCGCCGTGGACTTCAGCGGCTCAGCAGTTGTCGGCGATCAGATCCAGACAGGCATCCACCGCGCGCTCGAGGGTGCAGTTGGTGAAGTGACAGGTCGCCCCGCCGCCATTCGGGTTGTTGCAGTAGTCGAGCACCACCCAGCACCCGGGAGCGACAGCCCCGCTGGCGTTCGGCTCCGCCTCACGGAAGGAGGCCACGCCCGTCTCACTCACCAGACCTTCCTGAACGGTGACAGGGTTCCCCTTCGGGTCCGTGGTGGTCACCGAGTTGTCCTCGACGCCACAGCCAGTGAGGGAGAGCGCCAGGGCCATACCGAACAGGATCTTCTTCATGAGGGAATGCTCCGTGTAGGCAAGGGTGAGCGACGGACTGCCTGACGCATCCAACGAAGGGATTCACGTCGTCCGCGCCGGCAGACACAGGTTAAATCTCACTATCCTGACTTACTGTCAATACGGAATTAGCCGTCATTGTCGGAATTGCGCTCTGCTCCGGTAATGGGGGTTTTCGTCCTGGCAAACCTGGAGCGTGAGGCTGGGAGATACTGGAGGGCCATGAGCAGCGCGCAGCGAGACTTCCGCCGCATCCCCCACCGCCTCAACACGCTCCTGACGCTCGGCATCGTCGCGGCGCTGGTGGGGCTGCTCTTCGTGGGGGCCCGCGTGGAGAGCGGCTGGGCCCTGGCGCTGTGCGTGGTGGCGTTCGCCCTGCTCTTCCAGACGCAGTTCGCCCTGCTCCACGAGGCCTCGCACCTGAAGCTGCATCCGGATCCGACGTGGAACCGCTGGCTGGGAGTGCTCTGCGGGCTGCTGTTCCCCATCTCCGCGTCGATGCTCTCCATCACCCACTGGAGCCATCACCTGAAGAACCGCAGCGATCAGGAGATGTTCGATCTGTACTACCCGCACCAGTCCCGGCTGGGCCGCACGATCGCCTGGTACCTGATGCTGGTGGGGTTCTGGTACTGGATCATCCCGCCCTTCCTGCTGCTGCTGCTGGTGGCGCCGGGGGTGTTCCGCCGCATGTCCGAGCGGCTCCACATCGCCGAGGCCATCTTCCGCCACGAGACGATCACCGTCGGCCGCATCCGCGCGGAGCTGCTCCTGTGCGTGCTGGCGATCAGCGGCGTGTGCGTGCTGTCCGGGCTGTCCGGGGCGAGGCTCGTGCTCTTCTATGCCGTGGCGGCGGCGATCTGGTCCGGCACCAACTACCTGGAGCACTCGTACTCACCGCGGGACGTGCTCTCGGGAGCCTTCAACCTGCAGGCGCCCTGGCCGTATGGCTGGCTCAACCTGCACCGCGAGCTGGACCTGAACCACCACCACTACCCGGACGTGTCGTGGATCCACCTGCCCGCGCTCTCGCCGCCGGGTGAGCAGCGCCGCTCCTACCTCCTCCACTATGCCCGGCAGTGGGCCACCGGTCCGATGCTCACCCACGAGCCCGGTCCGGAGCCGCTGAAGGACATTCCCCGCCAGTACCCGTGCGCCTCCTCCTGACCGGAGCCCGTGGCCTCCCCGCGCTCATCGCGGCGCGCCAGCTCCACCGAGCCGGCCACGACGTGCTCGTCTGCGACACCTTCCCGACTCACGCCACCCGGCACTCGCGCGAGATCGAGCGCTCGTTCCAGGTGCCCGCGCCGCGCTTCGAGGAGGAGGCGTTCATCCAGCGCCTGCTCGCGCTCATCGAGGAGCACCGGATCGATGTGCTGATGCCCACGGGCGAGGAGATCCTCTATGTGGCGCGGCATCGGGAGCGGCTGCGGGCGCGCTGCGAGGTGGTGGCGGATACGTTCGAGCAGCTCGCGGCCCTGCATGACAAATGGGCGTTCAACCAGCGTGTCGCGGCTCGGGGCCTGCCGGCGCCGAGGACGTGGCGGCTGGAGGGGCCCGGGCACCTGGAGGCGCTCCTGCGCGAGCACGCTCGGCTCATCGTCAAGCCCGCCTTCTCGCGCTTCGGGCAGAAGACGCGCCTGATGGAGGCGGGAGCGCCCCTCTCCGGACTCGACTGCTCGCGGACGCTGCTGGCGCAGCAGTTCATCGAGGGCACCGAGCTGTGCTCCTCCAGCATCGTCTGGGAGGGAGCGCTGCTGGCCCACGTCTGCTACCGACCGCGGTACCGGTTCCCGTCGGGGCCGGGCTACTACTACGAGCCGCTGGGTCATCCGGGCGTGCGCGAGTGGCTCCTGCGCTTTCTCGAGGGCACCCGGTTCACGGGCAGCCTCGGGTTCGACTTCATCCAGACGGCGGGCGGCGAGCTGTATGCGCTCGAGTGCAACCCCCGGATGACGAGCGGCTTCCTCCTGTTCCCGGAGGATGGGCGGCTGGGACGAGCGCTGCTCGGGCAGGCCATCGCCGAGCCCGACCTGGAGACCCCGGCGATGGTCGGGTTCCCCATGCTGGCCGGAGCGCTTCCACGCATCCGCTCGTGGAAGGAGCTGCGGGAGTGGTGGCGAGCGTTCGGCGCCGCACGGGATGCGCTCTGGAGACGGGAGGACCTCAAGCCTTTCTGGTATCAGCTCGCGGCGTTCCCCCACCTGCTCCAGCTCTCCCGGCGCCATGGACTGGCAATGGGCGAGGCGACGACGCATTACACGGAGTGGAACGGCTGAGCCCATCGAACGGCGAGGTTCCCATGCACGTCTTCCGCACCACCGGCACTGGCGGTCCCGAGGTCCTCTCCTTCGACGAGCGCCCGGATCTCACTCCTGGCCCCTCGGAGCTGCTCGTCCGCGTGCGCGCCACCGCCCTCAACCGGGCGGACCTGATCCAGCTCAAGGGGCAGTACGCCCCGCCGCCGGATGCGCCGCCGGACATCCCGGGCCTTGAGTACGCGGGCGAGGTGCTCGCGGTGGGCCCGAAGGTGCGGCGCTTCCGGCCCGGGGACCGGGTGATGGGGCTGGTCGGAGGTGGCGCGTGGGCCGAGCAGCTCACCGTCCACGAGCGCGAGGCCCTGCCCATGCCCGAGGGCATGGACTTCACGGACGCCGCCGCGCTGCCCGAGGTGTACCTCACCGCGTTCGACGCGCTGGTGCTCCAGGGAGGGATGCGGCCCGGAGAGACGGTGCTGGTGCATGCGGTGGCCAGCGGCGTGGGCTCGGCGGCGGCGCTGCTGTGCCGGGCCACGGGCGTGCGTGTGGTGGGAACGGGGCGCAACGCCACGAAGCTGGAGCGGGCGCACGAGTGGGGGGTGGAGCGCACGGTGCTCGTGGATGGCACGCCCCCGCGCTTCGCCGAGGCGGTGCGGGAGGCCACGGGCGGCCGAGGCGCGGACCTCGCGCTGGACCTGGTGGGCGGGGACTATGTCCCGGAGACGCTGGAGGCGCTCGCGCCCCAGGGCCGGGTGATGCTCGTGGGGCTGGTGGCGGGCAACAAGGCCCAGATCAACCTGGGTACCCTGCTGGTGAAGCGGCTGCGCATGACGGGCACGGTGCTGCGCAGCCGTGCACTGGAGGAGAAGATCGCCCTGGCCCAGGCGGCGGAGCGGCACCTGCTCCCGCTGTTCCGCTCGGGCGCCCTGAAGCCCGTCATCGACGCCGTGGTGCCCATGAAGGACATCCGCGGCGCGCTCACGCGGATGGCCAGCAACGAGACGGTGGGAAAGGTCGTCCTGCGCTGGGACTGAGCCAGGGGCCCCGGCTCAAGGGTCCAGCAGGACCTGATAGATGAAGTCGAACTCCGTGCCCTGCGGGTTCCGGAACTCGAGCTGCATCTGCCCACGGGCGCCGTTGAACGCCTTCGTGCCGCCCGTGATGGCCAGCGTGGAGCCCTTCGCATCGTAGAAGGGCCCCTCCACCGTGAGCTGTCCCTCCTCGAGGAAGGTCGTCCAGAAGCACTCGTAGGCCTGCCCCACCACTACGCGGATGCAGTAGCCCTGGTTGGTCCCCACCTGCCGCGTGTTGCCCTCGTCGAACACCGGGTTGGCGAACGTCAGGATGTCCCCCACCGAGTCTCCCGCGGGCGCGTTGTCCGTGGTCGCATCCGTGTCCGCGTGCTCGACGACGCGGATCGTCCGGATGACGGGCGCCGGCTCCTCGTCGTCTCCGCAGCCCACCAGCGCCGCGCCCAGCACGAGCCCGACTCCAATCCGCTTCAGCACCTCTCGCATGTGGCTTCCCCCTCTGCTGCCCGCTCCGCGCGGGGCGGCCACTGTAGCAACTCGGCGGTTGCTCGTCCGAGCGCTCAGCGAAGGCCCTTGCCTCACACGCCCGGGTCCATATCCTGCGCCGCGCCATGGCTACCCACTTCGATCCCAGCGCTGCCGCCTCCCCCGACTCCGGCATCTTCGGCCTGCCCCACTCGCCCGAGGAGGCCCACGTCGTCATCGTCCCCGTCCCCTTCGAGGCCACCACCAGCTATGGCGGCGGCACCTCCGAGGGCCCCGGCGCTGTCCTCCACGCCAGCCGCCAGGTGGACCTCTTCGACGTGGAGACCGGTCGCGTCTACGAGCGCGGCATCGCCATGCTCCCCGAGTCCGAGGACCTGCGAGCCTGGAACACCCGCGCCAAGGAGCGCGCCCAGCTCGTCATCGAGGCCGGTGGCGTCCACCCCGGCCAGCCCGAGCTCCAGGCCGCCGCCGATGAGGTCAACGCGCTCTGCCAGAAGATGAATGACGTCGTCTACCGCACCACGAAGCACTGGCTCGACCAGGGCAAGCGCGTGGGCGCCGTGGGCGGAGACCACTCCATCTCCTACGGCATCATCCAGGCCCATGCCGAGAAGTACCCCGGCCTCGGCGTCCTCCACCTCGACGCGCACGCCGACCTGCGCAACGCCTACGAGGGCTTCACCTGGTCCCACGCCTCCATCATGTACAACGTGGTGCAGCGGCTGCCCGGCGTGAAGTCGCTCGTCCAGGTGGCCATCCGCGACATGAGCGAGGAGGAGCATCAGCTCATCCAGAACTCCACCGGCCGCGTCCGCGCCTACTTCGACTCCACGCTCCAGCAGAAGCACTTCGACGGCGTGCCCTGGAACCGGCAGGTGGATGAGATCGTCTCCGACCTCCCCGAGCACGTGTACCTGTCCTTCGACATCGATGGGCTGGATCCCGTCCTCTGCCCGCACACCGGCACGCCCGTGCCCGGCGGCCTCTCCTTCCCGCAGGCCACCGCCCTCATCTCCGGCGTCGTCCGCTCCGGGCGCACCATTGTCGGCTTCGATCTGACAGAGGTCGCCCCCGACCCCGATGGCGGCGAGTGGGATGGCAACGTGGGCGCCCGGCTGCTCTACAAGATGATCGGCTGGATGCTGAAGTCCCAGCGCGCCTGAGAGGTACCCGGGTCGGGCCAGAGCGCCAGCAACTGGTATGCTTGTCATACCAGTTCGCAACCAGTCCGGCCGACAGGCGGGGGCCGGCCTACGAGGCTCCGTCCTTCGCCTTCACGAAGGGGCGCGAGTCCAGCGGGAGCTCCAGGGTGGAGGTCGTCCCCGCTCCCGCCGAGCTGATGACGTAGATGTGGCCTCCGTGCGCCTCGGCCATGCTCCTCACCGTCATCAGGCCGATTCCCCACCCGTGCTGCCCGCTCTGCTCGGCGGCCATGCTGCGGTGATACGGGCGGAAGAGCGCCTCCACATCCAAGGCCGGGAGTGGCTCGCCCTGATTGTGGACTGATTGCCATCCACCTCGCCCTGGGCGTCGCGAGTCGCATGCGTCCGGGATGCCCTGCGAGACGAACTCGGGCATCGCCTCACGCGCGGGCAGGCCCGGGTGTCACGGCCGAACAGCCGCAAGCTCGCCGCGCTCGTGAACTCGATGACGTGATCGGGCCCGCGGTAGATGGTGACGAAGGCAGGCGCCTGCCGGAAGAGCGCTTGAAGCCTGCTGCGCTAAGACTCCGCCTCCTCCCGACGGCCCGTCTCCCTTGCCAGCGCGACTTCCAGCTCACCAATCCGATCGTTCAGCCTCTTGCGCTCGTCTTCCTCGATGTTCCCCACGCCTTCATCCTCGTTGTCACCTCCAGCATCGGAGGCCTTCGACGCGAAGCGGCGAGCTACTGTCGCGGTAGCAGCAAGCTGAAGGTCGAGCCCTTCTCCAGTCGGGACTCCACCGACAGCGCGCCACCGTGCAGGCGCGCCAGCTCCGAGGCGATGTACAGCCCCAGCCCCGTCCCTCCATCCGTCTGCCGCGCCTGGAATGGCGTGAAGAGGCGCGGCAGCTCCTGGTCCGAGAATCCCGGGCCCTCGTCCCTCACCCGCACCGTCACCAGCGACTGGGAGGACGTCAGCTCCACGCGCACCTCGCCGCGCCCCTTCCCGTGGTGGACGGCGTTGGCCAGCAGCGCGTCGAACACCTGCCGGATGCGCTCGGGATCGAAGCGCAGCTCGACGGGCGCCCCGGGCACCGCCAGCCGGATGGGCACCTCCGGCGCCAGCGACTGCCAGGACTCCACCACCTGGCGCAGGTGCGGCGAGAGATCCTCCGCCACCGGCTGCAGCGCCACGCTCCCCGCCGCCAGCCTCGCCGCGTCCTGGAGGCTCCGCGTGAGGAACTCCATGGAGCGCAGCTGCGCCCCCAGCACGTCCAGCGTCTGCCGGTCCACCGCCGGAGCCGACTGCAGCCGCTGGAGCTGCTCGCGCGCCGTCGCCAGCGGCCCCTGGAGCGTCTGCGACACCCAGTGGCCCAGCGCCTCCACCGGCGAGGCGTCCGGCGCCGGGCTCTTCTCCGGCGTCTTCTCGAGCGACTGACGGATGAGCGACTCGAAGTCGGTGATCTCGAACGGCTTGTGCAGGAAGGCCGAGGCCTCCGGGGCCCCCTGAGGCAGCACCGCGCTCAGGAGGATCACCGGCACATCCTTGAGGATCTCATCGCTCCGCAGCCGGCGGCACAGCTCCACGCCGCTCAGCCGAGGCATCACGTGGTCCGTCACCACCAGGTGCGGCCGCCGGGACCGAGCCAGCCCCAGCGCCTCCTCACCATCCCGCGCCTGGAGCACGTCGTGCCCCAGATCCTCGACGACCTGGCTCAGAACCTCGAGCACCGCAGGCTCATCGTCCGCCACCAGGACGAGACTCATTCCGCTACTCCTCAGAGGTCAGCGTGCGGGACTCCCACCCACCGCTGACCGACCTCTTGATCTATTAAAGGGCCACACATCGCTTCCAGCCGGGCGGGGAATGCTGCGTGGTTCCCGACAGTCCTGGCGTCGCTCGGTCGACACACCTGTGTCATAGGGAGGTAAGGAATGAGGGCCGCAGGTATGAAATGGTGGTTTCTGACGGGGCTGCTGCTGGCCTCCAGCGTCCAGGCGGACCTGGCGCGCCGCCGGGACGCCATCGTGGAGGTGGTCCAGAAGGTGTCTCCGGCCGTCGTCTATATCGGCACGGAGCAGGAGGTGGAGTCGCGCTTCCGCCGCGGCGGGCGCTCCTTCCTGGAGGACTTCTTCGGCGGCGGCCAGCAGGAGCGACGGCGGGTGCAGGGGCTCGGCAGCGGCGTCATCGTCGACGCGGCCGGCACCATCCTCACCAATGATCACGTCATCCGCGGCGCCTCCGCCATCCACGTCGTGCTCGCGGATGGACGCACGCTGGAGGCCGAGGTGCTCGGCAGCGACTCCACGAATGATCTGGCGGTGCTGCGGGTGAGCTCCAAGGAGCCGCTGCCCACCGCGAAGCTGGGCACGAGCGGCGATCTGATGATCGGCGAGACGGTGATCGCCATCGGCAGCCCGTTCGGTCTGTCCAAGACGGTGACGGCGGGCGTGGTGTCAGCCACCGGCCGCACGTTCCGCGCCGAGGATGGCACGGTCTACAACGACTTCGTCCAGACGGACGCGGCCATCAACCCCGGCAACTCGGGCGGCCCGCTGCTCAACGTGGACGGAGAGATCATCGGCATCAACACGGCCATCTTCGCCAGCGCCCAGGGCATCGGCTTCGCCATCCCCGCGGACAAGGTGCGGCGCATCGTCGAGGAGCTCACGCGCTTCGGGAAGGTCCGCCCCGCATGGGTGGGCATCGACGCGGTGGATCTGCCCAGCCACATCGCCGCGCAGCTCGGGTGGGATCGCTCGTACGGCGCCCTGGTGGCCGGCGTGGAGCCCGGCAGCCCGGCCGAGCAGGCGGGGGTCCGCCGGGGCGACGTGGTGGCCGAGATGGGCGGCTCCCGCATCTCGGACGCGGACGACTTCGACACCCGCGTGCGCGGCTATCCCGCGCGCTCCGCCTTCCCGCTCGTCCTCTTCCGGGAGGGGGGCCTGCGCACACTCCAGGTCACTCCGGTCGAGTTCCCTCCCCGACTCGTCGAGTCCCTGGCCTGGGAGCGACTAGGACTCAGAGTGAAGGAGGCCCGGGGCGCCATGGCCATCTCGGGCGTACGGCCTGGCTCGGCGGCGCAGGAGATCGGCCTGGAGCCGGGGGACGTCATCCTGAAGGTAAACAACCAGCCAGTCGCCAACTCGGATGCCTTCCGGGAGGCCCTTCTGACGGCGAGACGGGGACGTAGCGTATTGTTGCTCGTCCGCCGAGGCCGGTACGGGTACCACATCACCCTCCCGTTCCAGGGCCAACGCCTCTAGCATGATCACCACATGAGTCAGGTCCGTTATCAGCCGCTTGGCCCTCTACTGTCGGGTGAGGGTTCGCGAGCCTTCCTGGGGCTCGCGCTCGAGGAGGGTGCTCCGCCTCGTCCCGTGGTGCTCATCTGGGCGCCCCAGGAAGTCGCCCAGGACGCGGACCTGACGGAGCGGCTGCGTCGAGAGACCGACCGCGCGGTCGTCTTCGACCACCCCAACATCCTGCGCGTGCACGGACTCGTCACCCTGGAGCAGGGCCTGGCGCGCGTCACCGAGTATGCCGACGGCGAGACGCTGCGCCGGATCATGGAGGTGACGCCGCGGATTCCTCCT from Hyalangium gracile includes these protein-coding regions:
- a CDS encoding sensor histidine kinase; translated protein: MPEFVSQGIPDACDSRRPGRGGWQSVHNQGEPLPALDVEALFRPYHRSMAAEQSGQHGWGIGLMTVRSMAEAHGGHIYVISSAGAGTTSTLELPLDSRPFVKAKDGAS
- a CDS encoding trypsin-like peptidase domain-containing protein; translated protein: MRAAGMKWWFLTGLLLASSVQADLARRRDAIVEVVQKVSPAVVYIGTEQEVESRFRRGGRSFLEDFFGGGQQERRRVQGLGSGVIVDAAGTILTNDHVIRGASAIHVVLADGRTLEAEVLGSDSTNDLAVLRVSSKEPLPTAKLGTSGDLMIGETVIAIGSPFGLSKTVTAGVVSATGRTFRAEDGTVYNDFVQTDAAINPGNSGGPLLNVDGEIIGINTAIFASAQGIGFAIPADKVRRIVEELTRFGKVRPAWVGIDAVDLPSHIAAQLGWDRSYGALVAGVEPGSPAEQAGVRRGDVVAEMGGSRISDADDFDTRVRGYPARSAFPLVLFREGGLRTLQVTPVEFPPRLVESLAWERLGLRVKEARGAMAISGVRPGSAAQEIGLEPGDVILKVNNQPVANSDAFREALLTARRGRSVLLLVRRGRYGYHITLPFQGQRL
- a CDS encoding ATP-binding response regulator, with the translated sequence MSLVLVADDEPAVLEVLSQVVEDLGHDVLQARDGEEALGLARSRRPHLVVTDHVMPRLSGVELCRRLRSDEILKDVPVILLSAVLPQGAPEASAFLHKPFEITDFESLIRQSLEKTPEKSPAPDASPVEALGHWVSQTLQGPLATAREQLQRLQSAPAVDRQTLDVLGAQLRSMEFLTRSLQDAARLAAGSVALQPVAEDLSPHLRQVVESWQSLAPEVPIRLAVPGAPVELRFDPERIRQVFDALLANAVHHGKGRGEVRVELTSSQSLVTVRVRDEGPGFSDQELPRLFTPFQARQTDGGTGLGLYIASELARLHGGALSVESRLEKGSTFSLLLPRQ